Proteins found in one Zea mays cultivar B73 chromosome 1, Zm-B73-REFERENCE-NAM-5.0, whole genome shotgun sequence genomic segment:
- the LOC100527940 gene encoding pentatricopeptide repeat protein has protein sequence MGGFHFHHTWFKARKVFVRMLSNGGGASMACDISVDASDLSKRLCKLIISCRKASALEHELDHSGVRVTPEIAESVLKHLDNAGMLAYRFFEWARKQKRGVCAHTVRSYHTVVTSLAKIRQYQLMWDVVAIMRKEGVANVETFGIIMRKYARAQKLDEAVYTFNVMEKYGVAHNLAAFNSLLSALCKSKNVRKAQEIFDKMNNRFSPDAKTYSILLEGWGRAPSLPKMREVYSDMLAAGCQPDIVTYGIMVDALCKTGRVEEAVCVVQDMSSRGCQPTTFIYSILVHTYGVDMRIEDAVAAFLDMEKDGIMPDVVVYNALITAFCKVKKFENAFRVMDDMQGHGISPNSRTWNIILNTLISLGKDDEAYRVFRSMIKRCKPDSDTYTMMIKMFCENDKIEMALKVWKYMRLKQFLPSMHTFSVLINGLCDKGEVSQACVLLEDMIEKGIRPPGSTFGKLRQLLLKEGRKDVLDFLVEKMKILAQEPLFD, from the coding sequence ATGGGTGGCTTCCACTTCCACCACACCTGGTTCAAGGCACGCAAGGTGTTTGTAAGAATGCTTAGCAATGGAGGCGGTGCCAGCATGGCCTGTGATATCTCGGTGGACGCCTCGGACCTCTCCAAGCGCCTCTGCAAGCTCATCATCTCCTGCCGGAAGGCATCCGCCCTCGAGCACGAGCTCGACCATAGCGGCGTCCGCGTTACGCCGGAGATCGCGGAGAGCGTCCTCAAGCACCTCGACAACGCTGGTATGCTCGCGTACCGCTTCTTCGAGTGGGCGCGCAAGCAGAAGCGTGGGGTGTGTGCTCATACCGTGCGTTCCTACCACACGGTGGTTACGTCCCTAGCCAAGATCAGGCAGTACCAACTCATGTGGGACGTCGTGGCCATCATGCGCAAGGAGGGTGTGGCCAATGTTGAGACGTTCGGGATCATCATGCGCAAATATGCCAGGGCACAGAAGTTGGATGAGGCAGTTTACACGTTCAACGTCATGGAGAAATATGGTGTTGCCCACAACCTCGCTGCCTTCAACAGCTTGCTCAGTGCACTATGCAAATCTAAGAACGTGCGCAAGGCGCAGGAGATCTTTGATAAGATGAATAATCGGTTCAGTCCTGATGCCAAGACCTATAGTATCTTGCTTGAGGGTTGGGGGAGAGCGCCCAGCCTCCCAAAGATGCGAGAGGTTTACAGTGATATGCTTGCCGCTGGTTGCCAGCCTGACATTGTCACATATGGTATCATGGTCGATGCACTCTGCAAGACAGGCCGAGTTGAAGAGGCTGTCTGTGTCGTGCAGGACATGAGCTCTAGGGGATGCCAACCGACAACCTTCATATACAGCATCTTAGTGCATACTTATGGAGTTGATATGAGGATTGAGGATGCTGTTGCAGCATTTTTGGATATGGAGAAGGATGGGATTATGCCTGATGTTGTTGTGTACAATGCGCTCATCACTGCCTTCTGCAAAGTGAAGAAGTTTGAGAATGCCTTCAGAGTCATGGATGACATGCAAGGCCATGGAATCTCCCCAAATTCAAGGACCTGGAACATCATCCTAAATACTCTGATTAGCCTTGGAAAGGATGatgaggcatatagggtcttccgcAGCATGATTAAGCGCTGCAAACCAGACTCTGATACTTACACCATGATGATAAAGATGTTCTGTGAGAATGATAAGATAGAGATGGCACTGAAGGTATGGAAGTATATGCGATTGAAGCAGTTCTTGCCGAGCATGCACACATTCTCTGTGCTGATCAATGGTCTCTGTGACAAGGGTGAAGTTAGCCAAGCTTGTGTCCTGCTTGAAGATATGATCGAGAAGGGCATTAGACCTCCTGGTTCAACTTTTGGCAAGCTGAGGCAGCTACTTttaaaagaagggaggaaggatgtGCTTGACTTTCTTGTCGAGAAAATGAAGATCCTCGCTCAAGAACCTTTGTTTGATTGA
- the LOC100285096 gene encoding Subtilisin-like protease SBT1.7 precursor → MRRHGEVRVILAMAAAAAAALLASAAVAGRDGRQTYIVHMSHSAMPDEFAEHEEWYAASLQAVSDAATVLYTYSTLLHGYSARLTRAEAAALESQPGVIVVNPEVRYELHTTRTPEFLGLDGTDALFPQSGTGTDVVVGVLDTGVWPERPSYDDTGFGPVPAGWKGKCEDGNDFNASACNKKLIGARFFLTGYEAAKGPVDTSKESRSPRDNDGHGTHTSSTAAGGAVQGADLLGYAAGTAKGMAPRARVATYKVCWVGGCFSSDILKAMEVAVTDGVDVLSLSLGGGTAEYYRDSIAVGAFSAMEKGIFVSCSAGNAGPGAATLSNGAPWITTVGAGTIDRDFPAYVTLGNGKNYTGVSLYSGKPLPTTPMPFIYAGNASNSSMGQLCMSGSLIPEKVAGKIVLCDRGTNARVQKGFVVKDAGGAGMVLANTAANGEELVADAHVLPGSGVGEKAGNAMRDYAMSDPKATATIVFAGTKVGVKPSPVVAAFSSRGPNTVTSSVLKPDIIAPGVNILAAWSGSVGPSGLPGDGRRVGFNIISGTSMSCPHVSGLAALLRAAHPEWSPAAIRSALMTTAYNEYPGGGNGILDVATGRPATPLDVGAGHVDPAKAVDPGLVYDIAAADYVDFLCANNYEAAQIAALTRQHASEGCSANRTYAVTALNYPSFSVAFPAAGGTAKHTRTVTNVGQPGTYKVAASAAAGGTPVTVTVEPSTLSFSRAGEKQSYTVSFTAGGMPSGTNGFGRLVWSSDHHVVASPIAATWT, encoded by the coding sequence ATGCGGCGCCATGGCGAGGTACGCGTGATCTTAGctatggccgccgccgccgccgccgcgctctTGGCGTCGGCGGCCGTGGCCGGACGAGACGGCCGGCAGACCTACATCGTCCACATGTCCCATTCCGCCATGCCGGACGAGTTCGCGGAGCATGAGGAATGGTACGCCGCGTCGCTTCAGGCGGTGTCGGATGCCGCCACCGTGCTGTACACCTACAGCACCCTCCTCCACGGCTACTCGGCGCGGCTGACGCGCGCGGAGGCCGCGGCGCTGGAGTCGCAGCCAGGGGTGATCGTCGTCAACCCGGAGGTGCGGTACGAGCTGCACACCACCCGGACGCCCGAGTTCCTGGGGCTGGACGGCACGGACGCGCTGTTCCCGCAGTCGGGCACCGGGACCGACGTCGTCGTCGGGGTGCTCGACACCGGCGTCTGGCCGGAGAGGCCGAGCTACGACGACACCGGGTTCGGCCCCGTGCCTGCGGGCTGGAAGGGCAAGTGCGAGGACGGCAACGACTTCAACGCCTCCGCGTGCAACAAGAAGCTCATCGGCGCGAGGTTCTTCCTGACGGGCTATGAGGCGGCCAAGGGCCCCGTGGACACGTCCAAGGAATCCCGGTCGCCGAGGGACAACGACGGCCACGGGACGCACACGTCCAGCACCGCGGCGGGCGGCGCCGTCCAGGGCGCCGACCTGCTCGGCTACGCTGCCGGCACGGCCAAGGGCATGGCGCCCCGCGCCCGCGTCGCCACGTACAAGGTGTGCTGGGTCGGCGGGTGCTTCAGCTCCGACATCCTCAAGGCCATGGAGGTCGCCGTGACGGACGGCGTCGACGTGCTCTCGCTCTCCCTTGGCGGCGGCACGGCGGAGTACTACCGCGACAGCATCGCGGTGGGCGCTTTCAGCGCCATGGAGAAGGGGATCTTCGTGTCCTGCTCCGCGGGCAATGCCGGCCCGGGCGCCGCGACGCTGTCCAACGGCGCGCCGTGGATCACCACCGTGGGCGCCGGGACCATCGACCGCGACTTCCCCGCCTACGTCACGCTCGGCAACGGCAAGAACTACACGGGGGTGTCCCTGTACAGCGGCAAGCCGTTGCCCACCACGCCGATGCCCTTCATCTACGCGGGGAACGCGTCCAACAGCAGCATGGGCCAGCTCTGCATGTCCGGCAGCCTGATCCCGGAGAAGGTGGCCGGCAAGATCGTCCTTTGCGACCGCGGCACCAATGCCAGGGTCCAGAAGGGCTTCGTCGTCAAAGACGCCGGCGGCGCCGGCATGGTTCTCGCCAACACCGCCGCCAACGGCGAGGAGCTCGTCGCCGACGCGCACGTTCTCCCGGGCTCCGGCGTGGGGGAGAAAGCCGGCAACGCCATGAGGGACTACGCCATGTCGGATCCGAAAGCGACGGCCACCATCGTGTTCGCCGGGACGAAGGTCGGCGTCAAGCCGTCTCCCGTCGTCGCGGCATTCTCCTCCCGGGGCCCCAACACTGTGACGTCGAGCGTCCTGAAGCCGGACATCATCGCGCCCGGCGTGAACATCCTGGCGGCGTGGTCGGGGTCCGTCGGCCCGTCGGGGCTCCCCGGCGACGGCCGCCGCGTCGGCTTCAACATCATCTCCGGCACGTCCATGTCGTGCCCGCACGTGAGCGGGCTCGCCgcgctgctccgcgcggcgcaccCGGAGTGGAGCCCGGCAGCCATCCGGTCGGCGCTGATGACGACGGCGTACAACGAGTACCCCGGCGGCGGCAACGGCATCCTGGACGTGGCCACGGGGCGGCCGGCCACGCCGCTGGACGTGGGCGCCGGCCACGTCGACCCCGCGAAGGCCGTCGACCCGGGGCTGGTGTACGACATCGCGGCGGCGGACTACGTGGACTTCCTCTGCGCCAACAACTACGAGGCGGCGCAGATCGCGGCGCTCACCAGGCAGCACGCGTCCGAGGGGTGCAGCGCCAACCGCACCTACGCGGTGACCGCGCTCAACTACCCGTCCTTCTCCGTGGCGTTCCCGGCCGCCGGCGGCACGGCGAAGCACACCCGCACGGTAACCAACGTCGggcagcccgggacgtacaaggtgGCCGCGAGCGCCGCCGCCGGCGGCACCCCGGTGACGGTGACCGTGGAGCCGTCGACGCTGAGCTTCAGCAGGGCCGGCGAGAAGCAGAGctacacggtgagcttcacggcggGCGGGATGCCGTCGGGCACCAACGGGTTCGGGCGGCTCGTCTGGTCCAGCGACCACCACGTGGTCGCCAGCCCGATCGCGGCGACGTGGACCTAA